The Methylomarinum sp. Ch1-1 genome contains the following window.
GCCAGTACCCGTCCCGGGCCTGGTGCTGAAGCCAGGTCTCCAGCCACAGGCCGCTGCCATTCAGCCGTTCCAGCCACATATCTCGCCACCGCTCGCCGACAATCTCCGGGTCCGGGGGGCAACTGTTGACGGAAAACATGGTAGTGGATTCGGAGAGATTGTCCGTCAATAGACAGCCGCCCATGTAGTGCATATTGTCGGCATAGAGATCGTCGGTGGAGCAGGCCGTCACAATCGCTTTGAGCGCTTCGGGCCGCCGCGAAGCTATCTGCAGTGCATTGAATCCCCCCCAGGAGATACCCATCATCCCGACGTTACCGTCACACCAGGGTTGCCGGACAAGCCATTCGATAACCGCGACACCGTCGCTGAGCTCCTGCTCCCGATACTGATCCACCATGACACCGTCGGAATCGCCGCTACCCCGCAGATCGACACGAATACAGGCGTAGCCGTGGCCGGCCAGGTAGCCATGGTTGACAGCATCTCGGACCCGGGTCATATCCCGTTTTCGATAGGGAATGTATTCGAAGATGGCGGGCGCCGGGCTCTGCTCGGCTCCGGCCGGCAACCATAGCCGGGCTGCCAGCCGTCCGCCGTCCGCCAGGGGTATCCAAAGGTTCTCGATGATATCGACCCGACAGGGTAGATCGGAAGGTTCGAACTGTCGCATAGCTATTCTTTCCTGCCCCCTTCGACCGGGCGAATCTCAAAGGGCAGCAACCCCAACGCCTGGTGGTATTTTGCCAACATCTCGTGCTCGGTCTGTCCAGCCACCTTAATTTCCGCCAGCACGTAGCTGTAGGCGTCCTGGTCCACCAGAGAAGAGAGATACTGCCCCTTATTCACTTTTACCCGTACATTAGTGTCCGGCTGCAATGTTTTCAACTGCTCCAGTTCCTCATCGAGCGGCGCCCGGACCACGATGCCATCCTCCTGGCTGTAGTGACGCAGCAGGAATTCGGCCGCGTGTTTATAGGGACCTTTTCCGTGCTGAAAATGAGGCTGCTCGCCAAGGGCTACATGAACGGCAATCTCGTGGTTCGACATTCCGTCGACTTTTTCGAATTGATAGCAGTGGGATTGGGAAATCCGTGGATTGATTTCGATGATCCACAATTTATCGGTTTCCTTATCCCAGAAAAACTCCATGTTGAAACAGCCCTTGTCAAAACCGATCTGCTGCAACACTTTCTCAGCCACTTCGAGTGCTCTTTGTTGAATAGCGAGGGGAGCACGCGAGGGATATTCATAGCGCAGGAAACTCTTGTGATTATGGTCGCGCACCATATCTATCATTCCGTGTGCGTGAAACCGTCCCCGCTGAACGCTGCCTTCAGGCGCAATTTCATGACCGTGGATCAGTTCCTCGGCGATCATACAGTTACCATCGACCCCTTCGACTTCGGGAGGGAGATCAACCCTGATGAGGATGGTATTGAACGGATCGCCGATACGCCGAATCTTTTGCCGAACAATCTTCAACGCCCGCGCCAGATCCCGAGGCCCGTTAATACGGAAGCCCAGCATCGAGCCGTAGCCCTTGATCGGCTTTATCCAGAAAGGGTAATCCAGCGTGACGCTGGCCACCGCGCTTTCATCAAACGGGTTTAGGGCACAAAAAGCCGGCGTGTTTTCCGGCACAATTTTTTGTTGCTCAATCCGGCTCCAGTATTTGTGGGAGCACTTGAGAACAGCATGGAGGGTGGGAGAAGGAAGCCCCCATTCCTCGCAAAGTATCGCCGTCATGGAGGTGGCCGGAAAATCCCAGTGACAGACAATGGCATCCACAGACCCGCTGAACGAACGTAAAATCCGCCGGGCCTTGTCCAATTTTTTGTCAATCACGTAATTGTGTTGATAAACGACCTCGTCAGATCGCAACAGAGGATGGAACTCAACCCGGTCTACATCGGATATCTGTAATAGATCCGGGCCATGTCGCTCGTCGTAACCTAGCACAAAGACATTTCTTCTTTGCAATTTCGCCATCACCAACTGACCTCGCTGGAGTCTTCAAAGACCCCACTCTATTTACCGGAAACCACTCTGGCGCCAATATGTCTTCCTGATACCACGGATATTGATGATACCCACCAGGAGTAACGTGTTCGTCCTGACCACCCCAAGTAAGCATTTTGTCTATTGCGCGCGAGCACGATGGATCAACGAGTGTTGAACTATGCAGCCCTCCATGTTTTGCTTAGCGACATGCTCTATTAAAGAAGATTGTATTGTTTTCGAACAAAACTGTCTAAGATTAATCAACCTCTTCTGGACACTAGGCTCTTTTGCGGGGAATAGCTGTGAGTCTAATTTGTCTTCTAGGGCATGATTTCCCCCATTTTGTGAGGTTCATCTGTACTTTTCCCGATTTTCGTTTCTGTTGTCAATCGCCAACAGAAAGGTCAGACGGATGACTTGGTGGCCCAGCTGATGCTGCAATTGATACAACGGCATGCCGTCTTCCAATTGATGGGTGGCATAGCGTTGGAACAATTGACTACACGCTATCTGTTGTTACAATATCCAACATGAAAGCGGAATTACTCATGAAAGATCGCTTAATACTCGCCAACAACAGTTTTGCAGAAATGGTTGTTTGGCGCGTGCCGTCGCCATTGGCTGGAAGCGCGCACGATGTGAAATACCGATTAGCCTTCATAGTCGATGGCGCTTGCGTACTCCGCTACGACAACGAAGCCGGCAAAGGCGATCATAAACATATAAACGACCAGGAAGTTCCGTACACATTCACCACGCCTCGGCAACTGCTGGCCGATTTTTGGCGCGACGTTGACCTTTGGAGACAATCCCATGAATGAACTGACACTCGGCATCAGTAATCGCAACGCCTTAAACTCACGCTTTCTCGATGCGATCGAGAACGGCAAGCAACAAGGCGCGCGCATCGACTTCGCCTCGGAAACCATCCTGTTTCAAACCCTGACCTTGAAACGCTGGCAAATCCTGAAAACCATGACCGGCGCCGGCGAACTCTCCATCCGTGAAGTTGCGCGCCGGGTGGAACGCGATGTCAAAGCCGTGCATGGCGATGTGACCGCCTTGTTACAATGCGGCCTGATCGACAAAACGGACAGCGGCAAGGTCATCTTTCCTTACGACGCCGTTCATGTCGATTTCATGTTGCAGGTCGCCTAGGAGGCTGTCCGAGAATAGCAATCTCAGTTTTCTAGGCACAATATTTAGCCTGATTAGCAAGCTTCTTCAGCTAAAGCCCAAAAACCAGGATATTCTCGGCCAGAAGGCGCATACTGGCCACTTAATTCCCCCAGGAGTCCAACTCATGGCCATGAATAAAATTCAGTTTCAAACAGGCCTGTCACTGCCTGCCTTTTTAGCGCAATTCGGCACCGAAGCGCAATGTAAAGTCAGCCTGGAACAGTCCCGTTGGCCCCAGGGCTTTCGCTGCCCCGGCTGCGGGGATGCCGAACACTATGTGCTTAAATCTGGCAGGCGCAAAACCTTCTAATGTCGGTCCTGCCGGTTACAGACGTCGCTGATTGCGGGCACTTTATTCCAGAGCACCACCTTAAACTGACGGTCTGGTTTCTGGCGATCTACTTGATCAGCCAGGCTAAGACCGGCTTGTCTGCCCCACTTTGAAACGGCAATTGGGCGTCAGTTACCTCACTGCATGGTTGATCCAGCAGAAACTGATGCAAGCGATGGTCGAACGGGATGCCCGATACACCTTGGATGGCGACATCCAGGTAGACGATGCCTATCTCGGGGGCGAATTGGCTGGCGGCAAGGCCGGTCGCGGTTCGGAGAACAAGGTACCGGTTTATCGCGGCACTCTCACTCACCCCCGAGGGACAGCCGAGGTTTATCAAGATGGCGCCGATTCCCGGTTTTACCCGCAAAGCCATTGCCAATTGGGCACAAGATGATCTCAGCCCCGGCTGTGTTGTGCGGTCCGATGGCTTGGCCTGTTTTTCCGGCGTGACCGATGCCGATTGCAAACACCAGGTGATCATCGCCGGTGGCCGGAAACCCAGGGACCTGCCGGAATTCTGTTGGATCAATACGGTGCTGGGCAATCTCAAAACCAGTCTAGGCGGCGCCTACCATGCTTTCGATTTCGCAAAATACGGCACCCGTTACTTAGGTGCGTTCGCATACCGCTTTAACCGACGCTTCCGTCTCGATACCATTACGACGCGCCTTATCGTGGCTGCGGCTACGACTGAACCCCGCCCGGATTATTGGCTTCGGCAAGCTGACGCATCTTGCTAATCAGGACTGCTTTTACAGCCCTACTGACAGTAGCATAACTCACGCCAAAATGATGGCCGATTTCAAGATTCCTAAGGTGTCTGATTCCTAAGGTGTCTGACCCTTTTGGTTTTCTGACCCTTTTGGTTTTCAGGGCCGAATCACTATCGACGCCCATCTTTCTACGACAGTACAATACGCCTCTAATGAACTAACGCCGATAAGGATCGTGACGATGTCCCTTAGTTTCTTGGTAAGGCATAAATACCTGGATTGATGAAATCGGCGCCATCAAAACCTGCATCGAAATCTTCCGGCAGAATCGGTTCCGATGGTTCGTTGCCTTCAATATTAGGGCATTCATTAGCTAACCATTCTTTGATGGGTTGCCATGGGCCATATCGAGTATCGGCATCTGAAAAAGGAAAACCTACCGGTGTTACGCCGACATCAAGGGACAAGAAAGCAGACCGCTTACAAGGGTTGTGATCATAGTAATAATCTTCCCACCAACGACTGTCTCTAGGCATATCGCTCAGATAGGCGGCAATATCGATAGCTTCTTGTTCAGTCAAAGACCCCGGTTGTGATAATGGCATTTGGCGTTGAATAAACGCGGCTAACACTGGCACCATATAGGGGCCACCCGCTTTAGTATGTGATCCGCCACCGGCCACTGGCGGCACTGTGTAGCCCGATTTTTCGCTCCATTTACCCAATCCATCTTTGCCATGGCAAGAGGCGCAGGTACGATCATATGCAACCTTACCGGCTTTGGGGTCTGCCTTAAACTCTGGATCGTTCAACACTTTCTCGAAGATTGGAATACGCGCACCCGGGATTTTGGTGTTATTGGATTTCAATTTAAGTTCGGGGATCAGTATCCCTTCACCTGGGTAGATACCCTCTTGTACGGCTTTAGTCCACGCCACCAACGCATCCATTTCATATGAGTCTTTTGGAATCTCACCTTGACCCGCACAGTTAATGCCGCAATCGCGATTTACAGTAATCGTGTCGCGCCAATAACCCAACGGTCCATAAAATTCCCCCTCACCGTCTTGTGGAGGCGCATCAAGATTCGCCCTCAGGCGAAAATGAGAATAGGTTCGTGTCAAGGGCCACGAATGCGGAACGGTGCCACCTTGAGCGTGACAAGCGGAGCAATTCATAATTTGCCCGGTATATAATGCGGGTCTGCCGTCGGTGCGGTTGGGTCCCAACACTTCATAAGTCTTGGTCATAATGTCATAACCGAAAAGGATTTTTTCTTTTTCCTCCTTTTCTGCTCCGCTGTACATCCCCGCGTTTAATTCATCTCTGAGTTTTTCAACATCGGGAGCCTGATACCATTGCGTTCCGCTTGGTATAGTTACCGTTTCGCTAGCGTCTTCATTCGCAAAAAGTTCTAAATCCCCGTTAAGAAAATAATCATCTGGATTTGCGATGATATGAACCCCCGGGCTGCCTGTAGTGCTATTACTCTTACCTCTACTCGAGGAACCGTCTGAAGTCGGTGGTTTCGCAAAAACAACCGATGAAGAAACAAGAATGAAACACAATAAAATTGTTCTGATCGCCATAGCTATTCCCTATTTTTTTTATGGAAAAAATAAGGATAGTTGTAAATTATTAAATTACTCTTAACTAATGCCAATATCATTAAGGACAGGACCGTAGGTGCGATTACGCTGGGCTAATCGCACCTACGGTTCTGGAATTTCATCGGGTCAGAGGGAGCCGCAGCTCCCGTCTGCCCACAGAACCGTGCGTACGGGTCCGTACACGGCTCCTCACGTAAGACGAATCCATTGAGAATCCTCAAGATTCCTAAGGTGTCTGACCCTTTTGGTTTTTTCTTTTGGTTTCCATAAGGTGTCTGACCCTTTTGGTTTCCCGCGCTGCCGACTTCGAGTTCCAGTTCATAGCGGGCGTTCCATAGCCGATAATCGGTGTGGTCGGCAAAGGGCCTTCCGCAAGCGCTACAGCAAGCCGGGCGATGTTCGATCGTCTGTGTGACCGGCAAAGTCAGGTTGCGACTATGGCCTTCGCTACCCGGTCGGCGCCCGGCTTTCTTGGGTTGACGGGTGTCACCGGCCTCCGCAGACGTTGCCGCATCCGGGTTCGGTAATTCCTCCGCCGAAGGCGCCGTCGAAGCCGGGGGCTCTGATTCCTCCGGTGCCGACGCGTCTTCCGACGGTTCGTCCCGGGGTTGGCTTAACTGCCACGGCTCACGGGATGACGGCGGACGCGAGCTCGTTTCCGGGGATTGCTTTAGCCGTTCTCTGGCTTCCTTTAGATCCGCCAACAACCGCTTACTCAATGAACGTAGATCATCCTCCGGCAAATCATCCAGATAATCCGTATCCATTTGGCTAAGATCTCGGTCGCTCAACGTCATGTCCTATAGCTTTTCATGTTTTGGCTTGGAATGCTACTTTTTAAAGGGGGGGGCTAAACGATTACCGGTCTTCTAACATACTATATGTTGTGGTCTCCCACGGGAAACCCGGAAGAACCAATATTTTCCATTATGTATTTTCTTGAATTCTTCCGGGTTTTTTAATGCCTCAAATGCCTCTCCCTTCAGGTAGGGACTTACATCAAATTCACCCGATCTTCCATTTTCAGTCACGATACAAAGAATGAAATTCTCTTTTGGAATAACTTGTTGAATAATCATTGATCCAGCCCTCGTATAGGGAACGGCTTGCTACCAGTAACAGCCAATTGCCAATCCGCCACCAATTCTTCCTGATGAATTTCAATCCAGGCTACTACGAGTTTATGTTTCTTCTTCGGTAACTCTCCGGCCAACAAATTGCATAGACCGCAAATTGTCCTTGGTATTCCGCATGAATATGTGGCACATGATGTTTGTCTGTGTCATAGAAAAACATTCTTATGAGAATGCCATAGAACATTGAAATTGTTGGCACTGTATTTCCTCTTTCTTTATGCCGAACCAGCCATTATCTAGGCCAGCATATCTTATATGCTAAAAAACACTAAACGAGATAACCTACATTTTTGTCATGTTAACCAGATCTGGATAACTCCAACGTTTAAATTATCATTGTCTTTTGTTCGCCCAATTGCAGCCATTCAGAATATTTATCGAACTCGCTGCAGGGCCAATAATGACATTTCGGTGTACGATCTTGATTGCGATTAAATTTTAAGGCTGGGTCAATCAGCCCTGGCAGCTAATGGTATTCTGCCTTACGCGGCACTTGCACTTCCCTGTAATGCGTTCCCTACAGAATTCGACCTTAATGCCATCAGACCAGCACGCGTTCGATACCGCCATTGGAAGCCTGCTTGATATAGTTTTTCATCCAGTTCTCGCCGAGCACATGTTTGGCGATCTCGACGACAATATAATCGACTTCCAATTGCTCAACCTCGCCTTGATAGCGTTGCAGACCTTGCATGCAGGACGGACAGGAGGTCAGCATCTTCACCGGCCCTTGCTTGCCGCCGGCGCGCAGTTTCTCGGTATCGTTGCGCAGCTCCTCGGCCTTGCGGTAACGCACCTGGGTCGAGATATCCGGACGCGCGACCGCCAATGTGCCCGACTCGCCGCAGCAACGCTCGGACTTGTTGACAGTCGCGCCAATCAGGCCGTTGACGGTCTTCATCGCATCCTGCTGTTTCATCGGCGTATGGCAGGGGTCGTGATACAAATACTGCTGCCCGCTCACGCCATCGAGCTTGACGCCTTTCTCGAGCAAATATTCATGAATGTCGATCATCCGGCAACCCGGAAAAATCTTGTCGAATTCGTAATCGAGCAACTGATCTAAACAAGTGCCGCAACTGACGACGACGGTCTTGATATCGAGATAATTCAAGGTATTGGCGACCCGGTGAAACAAGACTCGATTGTCGGTGGTAATTTGCTGCGCCTTGTCGTCTTGGCCGGCGGCGCGCTGCGGAAAGCCGCAGCATAGATAGCCCGGCGGCAACACCGTCTGTACGCCGATCTCGTACAGCATCGCCTGAGTGGCCAGACCGACTTGCGAGAACAAGCGCTCGGAACCGCAACCGGGGAAATAAAACACCGCCTCGGAATCGGTTTGAGTTTTGTTGCGGTCGCGGATGATCGGCACGATCTGATCGCTCTCGATGCCGAGCAATGCCCTGGCCGTTTTGGCAGGCAGCTTGCCTGGCATCTTCCGATTGGTGAAGTGGACGACATATTCGCGCATTTCCGGCTTGCCGATCGAAGAAGGCGGCTGCGCGAGCTGCGCCTTGCCCCAGGGCCGGAGAAAAAAGTTGCCCAGCCGCTGCGCCTTATAAGCCCATTCGATCAACAGCTTGCGCATCAGCTTGACGTTGTTCGGGTGAGTGCTGGTTAAGAATGCGATCGCCGCCGTTTTGACCGGATTGAAGCTTTGCTTGCCCATCTTGCGCAACAGATTGCGCATGTTCATCGACACGTCGCCGAAATCGATATCGACCGGACATGGGTTGTAACACTTGTGACAGACGGTGCAATGATCGCCGACGTCCTCGAACTCTTTCCAATGAGTGATGGAAATGCCGCGCCGGGTCTGCTCTTCATACAGGAAGGCCTCGATCAATAACGAGGTGGCGAGGATCTTATTGCGCGGCGAATATAATAAATTCGCGCGCGGCACATGGGTCGAACATACCGGCTTGCATTTGCCGCAGCGCAGACAGTCCTTGACCGAATCCGAGATTGCGCCGATGTCGCTTTGCTGCATAATCAGCGATTCGTAGCCCATCAGACTGAATGAGGTGGTATAAGCCGCACTGAGGTCGGCGCCGGGCATCAACTTACCGCGATTGAAGTAACCATCCGGGTCGACTCGGCGTTTGTAATCATGAAAACCGGCCAGTTCTTCCGCGTCTAGGAATTCATACTTGGTGATGCCGATGCCGTGCTCGCCGGAAATGACGCCGCCCAGAGAGCGCGCCAACGCCATGATGCGGGCGACCGCCTGATTCGCTTCCCGCAGCATGGCGTAATTATCGGAATTGACCGGCAGATTGGTGTGCACATTGCCGTCGCCGGCGTGCATATGCAGCGCGACGAATACGCGGCCGCGCAAAACTTCTTGATGCACGGCTTTTATCCGCTCGATCACCGGGCGGAAATTATCGCCGACGAAGATCTCCTGTAAATTCGGCAACAGCTCCTGTTTCCAAGACACTCTAAGGGAACGATCCTGCAACCGATGAAACAAAATCGGATTTTCGGCGCGATTGGTCGATGCGGAAACGGCGATGCCATAACCACCGAAACGCTCTTCGGCCTGGGACAACGGCAGATCGAGACTGTCATACAGCCACTGCCAACGTTCGCGCACTTCCGCGACGACCGCGAGCGCCTGGCCGCGACGGTCGCCGATCAATTCGTCTTTTTCGACGCTGTCCTCGTAGGAACGCAGTGGCAGATCGCCTTCCAGAAATTCGATCAATGCATCGCACAGGCGCAGTTTATTGCGCAGCGACAATTCGATGTTGATGCGTTCGATGCCGTCGCAATAATCGCCCATGCGCGGCAGCGGGATCACGACGTCCTCGTTGATCTTAAAGGCGTTGGTGTGCTTGGCGATGGCGGCGGTGCGGGCCCGGTCCAGCCAGAAGGTCTTGCGCGACTCGGGACTGACCGCGATGAAGCCTTCGGCGCCGCGGGCATTACACAGGCGCACGACTTCCGATGCAGCCAATGCAACCTGATGCTCGTCATCGCCGACGATATCACCGATCAACACCATTTTCGGCCGTCCCTGATGTTTGGCCTTGCTGGCGTAACCGACCGCCTTGACATAACGTTCGTCGAGATGCTCCAGTCCGGCCAGCATCACCCTCTTATGGCCGTTTTTCGGCAGCGCGGCCAAGAAATCGCGAATTTCGACGATGGCCGGCACCGCCTCACGCACCTGACCATAGAATTCCAAGCAGAAAGTGCGGGTGTGCGACGGCATCTTGTGCAAGATCCAGCGCGCCGAGGTGATGATGCCGTCGCAGCCTTCTTTTTGTATGCCCGGCAGGCCGCCGAGAAACTTGTCGGTGACATCCTTGCCCAACTCGCCCTTGCGAAACTGCGCCCCGCTCATGACCAACGCATCCTCGGACAACAGCGTCCGCCCCGTCGCATCGTAACGTTTCAGCATGAAGGTGACCTGTTCCTGGTCGTGTATCTTGCCGAGATTATGGTTATGCCGCTCGACCTCCAGCCACAAACCGTCCGGTGTCACCATGCGCCATGAGGCCAAATTATCCAGGGCGGTCCCCCATAGCACGGCCTTCTTGCCGCCGGCATTCATCGCCACGTTGCCGCCGATGCAGGAAGCGTCCGCCGAGGTGGGGTCGCAGGCAAAAACTAGACCGGCGTTTTCGGCCGTTTCCATGACCCGCCGGGTCACCACACCGGCGCCGGTGTAAATCGTCGCATAACTTTGCTCGACGCCAGGCAAGCGCGCTTGCTGTTCGACTGCACCGATCTCGATCAGCTTCTCTGTGTTGATCACCGCCGAATAAGGCGTCAGCGGCACCGCGCCGCCGGTATAGCCGGTGCCGCCGCCGCGCGGAATGATCGTCAATCCCAATTTGATGCAATCGCGCACCAAATGGCCGACCTCTTCCTCGCTGTTCGGATAGAGCACGACAAACGGATATTCGACCCGCCAGTCGGTGGCGTCGGTGACATGCGACACTCGCGCGAAGCCATCGAAACAGATATTGTCTTTGCGGGTATGTTTGGATAGCAGAGCCGACACCTTGCGACGCATATCGCGGGTATCCTTGAAGTGCGCCGCGAACGCATCGACGGCCCGATGCGCCGCCTCGATCAACAGCGCCACTCTTCGGGCCCGATCGGGATATTCGTCCTGATATTCTTGATGACGCTTTTCCATCTGGCGCAGACGATGACGCATCGCCTCCAGCAGCGCCTTACGCCGTTTGCGATTATCGAGCAAATCGTCTTCAAGATAAGGATTGCGTTGCACCGCCCAGATATCGCCTAGCACTTCGAACAGCATGCGCGCGGAACGACCGGTCACGCGTTCGTCGCGCAGCGACTCCAAAATGCGCCAGTTTTCCTCGCCGAGCAGGCGAATGACGATTTCACGATCGGAAAAAGAGGTATAGTTGTAGGGAATTTCGCGCAGCCTCGCTGGCGATTCATCGGTAATTAGGGGGGACAGTTCGGAATCCACTGACATACGGGGTAATGGCGGGGTTAAAAAGGTTTATTGTAACACTGTCGTTATCGGCACGAACATTGAAACGGAGCAAAGACAGCAATTCCCATTTTCAGCAATTTAGCGATATTCACCCAGCGCCTAAATTACCCTGGAATGTAAAATGGTAATTATTCAGCGTAGTTTTATAAGAGGGAGTAGGTTATTGATTTATCGGGCTGTCTGCAACAGGACGTTGCAGTCAGAGCTTACAGGGAAGTATTCACGCGTCCCGAGAAATCAATGACCTACTGCCTAAAATCCGAAAGATACTGAATAGTTACGTAAAATGTAGCCTAAATTTAGGTGCTGGGGGTCTTGACGCCGGCATCCTCGCCAGACATCCCTACCCTCTTCGACCCTCAAATTGGGAATTGCTGACGCAACGGCGGGCGAAAGGGGGATACACAATGCGGCCACAGCGGTTCACTTTTTGCGAATATAAAAAATCTGCCGGTCGGACTCTTTAGTGAATTCGATGATCTGATGGCCAACTTGCTCGGTATAAACACCAAAATCCAGATGAGCGGCTGGATCGGTCGCAATGACTTTCACAACTTCGCCGCTACCCATCTCCATCAAGGCTTTCTTCAGGCGTAGCAAAGGCAAGGGACAGTTTAATCCGCTGGCATCGACTTCTACAACAAACTCAATCATAAACAGTTAAAAAATTCCGGGCATGAAAAAAAAGAGTGCTTATAATACCACTTCTCATTCACTAGCGAGAATCGTAGACACTCATGGATTATTTCCCCCTCTTTTTAGAATTGAAAGACCAAAATTGTCTGGTAGTTGGAGGCGGCGACATCGCGGCGCGCAAAATTGACCTGTTGACGAGAGCGGGAGCGAATATCACAGTAGTCGCCAAGCAGATGAGCGCAACTGTAATCGACATGGCGCAGCAAGCCCCTATCAGCATGCAGCAAAAAGCCTTCGAAGCGGCCGATCTAGAGGATAAATTCCTGGTAGTGTCTGCGACTAATAATCGGGAAACCAATGTTCAAGTCGCGAAACTGGCCAAAGAGCGCAAACTGCTGATCAATGTCGTCGACAACCCCGATTTGTGCAGTTTTATTTTTCCGTCGATCATCGACCGTTCGCCGATCGTCGCGGCGATTTCATCCGGCGGCGCGTCGCCGGTGCTGGCCCGACAATTAAGAGCCAAGATCGAGAGCATGATTTCCCCCGCCTACGGCCAACTCGCACAACTGGCCAACAAATTCAGGAGCGCGGTCAAGCAGCATATCGAAGATCCGGGACAACGGCGAATTTTCTGGGAGAATGTATTACAGGGCGGCATCGCCGAACTGGTATTTGCCGGCCGCCAGCACGAAGCCGAACGACAATTGCAAACGATGCTGGAAAGCGGCGATCACAGCCCCGAGAAGGGCGAGGTTTACTTGGTCGGCGCCGGGCCAGGCGACCCCGATCTACTGACATTCAGAGCTTTAAGATTGATGCAGCAGGCCGACGTCATCGTCTACGACCGCCTGGTGTCCGCCGAGATTCTCGATCTGGCCCGGCGCGATTCGGAAAAAATTTATGTCGGCAAGCAACGCAGTTATCACAGCCTGCCGCAGGAATCGATCAATGAACTGCTCGCCAAGCTGGCCATGGAAGGCAAACGCGTGGTCAGACTGAAAGGTGGCGATCCCTTCATTTTCGGCCGCGGCGGCGAAGAAATTGAAACGTTGATGCAGCAAGGCGTCAATTTTCAGGTCGTGCCCGGCATCACCGCGGCATCGG
Protein-coding sequences here:
- the cysG gene encoding siroheme synthase CysG — encoded protein: MDYFPLFLELKDQNCLVVGGGDIAARKIDLLTRAGANITVVAKQMSATVIDMAQQAPISMQQKAFEAADLEDKFLVVSATNNRETNVQVAKLAKERKLLINVVDNPDLCSFIFPSIIDRSPIVAAISSGGASPVLARQLRAKIESMISPAYGQLAQLANKFRSAVKQHIEDPGQRRIFWENVLQGGIAELVFAGRQHEAERQLQTMLESGDHSPEKGEVYLVGAGPGDPDLLTFRALRLMQQADVIVYDRLVSAEILDLARRDSEKIYVGKQRSYHSLPQESINELLAKLAMEGKRVVRLKGGDPFIFGRGGEEIETLMQQGVNFQVVPGITAASGCASYAGIPLTHRDHAQSCTFVTGHLKDGSINLNWAQLAAPNQTIVIYMGLIGLEKICASLIEHGCPEDHPIAIVQQGTTQHQRVITGTLTTLPEQVAGQNIKAPTLIIVGSVVTLQHKLDWFNPNSSQGDKTSGKSSAELEALSQ